A genomic region of Tamandua tetradactyla isolate mTamTet1 chromosome 2, mTamTet1.pri, whole genome shotgun sequence contains the following coding sequences:
- the MAP6D1 gene encoding MAP6 domain-containing protein 1 isoform X1 gives MAWPCISRLCCLARRWNQLDRSDAALPLTLPGYSDLEDDERGPGGAASRRSPDPAVPRAPVRDVPLTQYQRDFGVCVAPSGPRGAPQGRRDSGGRRSIYVLPIGDTDAAAAATTSYRSSRPGPERSLRGPPRQDQSLLSRPTAPDGTAALRPASRSQRQEGSSQPTPRPSFRLQRLGFSTCDGWASTVERSAQGPGVVPQLCPRACSLWGAAGPDGADGAQAGQDQLSSGPYHHFP, from the exons ATGGCGTGGCCTTGCATCAGCCGCCTGTGCTGCCTGGCGCGGCGCTGGAACCAGCTGGACCGCTCGGATGCGGCGCTGCCGCTGACACTGCCCGGCTACTCGGACCTCGAGGACGACGAGCGGGGCCCGGGCGGTGCCGCCTCGCGCAGGAGCCCGGATCCCGCAGTTCCCCGCGCCCCCGTCCGGGACGTGCCGCTCACGCAGTACCAGCGCGACTTCGGGGTATGCGTGGCGCCCTCGGGGCCCAGAGGCGCACCCCAGGGGCGCAGGGATTCCGGTGGCCGCAGAAGCATTTACGTGCTACCCATCGGCGACACGGACGCGGCTGCAGCAGCGACCACCTCTTACAG GAGTTCCAGGCCTGGGCCGGAGCGAAGCCTTCGAGGTCCACCAAGGCAAGACCAGTCACTGTTGTCACGACCCACAGCTCCGGACGGAACAGCAGCCCTGAGGCCGGCTTCCAG GTCccagaggcaagaaggaagttCACAGCCAACCCCTCGGCCATCTTTCAGGCTTCAGCGCCTCGGGTTCTCGACATGTGATGGCTGGGCCTCGACTGTGGAGAGGAGCGCCCAGGGGCCTGGGGTGGTTCCCCAGCTCTGTCCTCGTGCATGCTCGCTGTGGGGGGCTGCGGGGCCTGACGGAGCAGATGGGGCACAGGCAGGACAGGACCAGCTCAGCTCTGGGCCTTATCACCATTTTCCTTGA
- the MAP6D1 gene encoding MAP6 domain-containing protein 1 isoform X2 yields the protein MAWPCISRLCCLARRWNQLDRSDAALPLTLPGYSDLEDDERGPGGAASRRSPDPAVPRAPVRDVPLTQYQRDFGVCVAPSGPRGAPQGRRDSGGRRSIYVLPIGDTDAAAAATTSYRQEFQAWAGAKPSRSTKARPVTVVTTHSSGRNSSPEAGFQVPEARRKFTANPSAIFQASAPRVLDM from the exons ATGGCGTGGCCTTGCATCAGCCGCCTGTGCTGCCTGGCGCGGCGCTGGAACCAGCTGGACCGCTCGGATGCGGCGCTGCCGCTGACACTGCCCGGCTACTCGGACCTCGAGGACGACGAGCGGGGCCCGGGCGGTGCCGCCTCGCGCAGGAGCCCGGATCCCGCAGTTCCCCGCGCCCCCGTCCGGGACGTGCCGCTCACGCAGTACCAGCGCGACTTCGGGGTATGCGTGGCGCCCTCGGGGCCCAGAGGCGCACCCCAGGGGCGCAGGGATTCCGGTGGCCGCAGAAGCATTTACGTGCTACCCATCGGCGACACGGACGCGGCTGCAGCAGCGACCACCTCTTACAG ACAGGAGTTCCAGGCCTGGGCCGGAGCGAAGCCTTCGAGGTCCACCAAGGCAAGACCAGTCACTGTTGTCACGACCCACAGCTCCGGACGGAACAGCAGCCCTGAGGCCGGCTTCCAG GTCccagaggcaagaaggaagttCACAGCCAACCCCTCGGCCATCTTTCAGGCTTCAGCGCCTCGGGTTCTCGACATGTGA